A genomic region of Granulicella cerasi contains the following coding sequences:
- a CDS encoding shikimate dehydrogenase family protein: MFELLSGETLLYPILGDPISFVKSPQRLTAKFAERKHNGACVPMLVPEDALSDLLRGIAPVSNVRGLLVTMPHKGTMFQHCATASETSKLLGVVSIVRRNEDGSWHGDMLDGLAFVQAQKMGQRSRAHEFSRLAQEPLVAPSRQRCWMQGFES; encoded by the coding sequence TTGTTCGAATTGCTGAGTGGCGAAACACTGTTGTACCCGATTCTTGGTGATCCCATCAGTTTTGTGAAGTCACCGCAGCGTCTTACCGCGAAGTTTGCGGAGCGCAAACATAACGGTGCCTGCGTGCCGATGCTCGTGCCGGAGGACGCACTCAGCGACCTGCTGCGCGGCATCGCTCCTGTGTCCAATGTGCGTGGTTTGCTCGTGACGATGCCGCACAAAGGCACCATGTTTCAACACTGCGCTACCGCATCTGAGACGTCGAAATTGTTGGGCGTGGTTAGCATTGTTCGGCGCAACGAAGACGGTTCATGGCATGGGGACATGCTCGATGGCTTGGCGTTCGTCCAAGCTCAGAAGATGGGGCAAAGATCGAGGGCGCACGAGTTCTCCAGATTGGCGCAGGAGCCGCTGGTAGCGCCATCGCGGCAGCGTTGCTGGATGCAGGGATTCGAGAGTTGA
- a CDS encoding NADPH-dependent F420 reductase, with product MSYAIVGFGKIGQALAHAFARKNIDVTVASRRSPEELAPQARAIGPTVTAGALQEALKADIIFLAVLFDQHAAVAKALPNWDGKTIIDVTNAFGVAPEDLDGLPSSAFVAKAFTGAKLVKGFNHLGAAKLATDPVIEGGHRVVFLSSDDEDAVPAIDALARELGFAPVKLGKLSEGGALVHARGQVWGPLIFQDLFKKQQ from the coding sequence ATGAGCTACGCAATCGTAGGATTTGGAAAGATCGGCCAGGCACTGGCCCATGCCTTCGCCCGGAAGAACATCGACGTGACTGTCGCGAGCCGGCGGTCGCCCGAAGAGTTGGCGCCGCAGGCTCGAGCGATTGGCCCAACCGTAACCGCCGGGGCGCTACAAGAAGCACTCAAGGCCGACATCATCTTCCTCGCGGTCTTATTCGATCAACATGCTGCCGTTGCCAAGGCACTCCCGAATTGGGATGGCAAAACGATCATCGATGTGACGAACGCCTTTGGTGTGGCTCCAGAAGATCTGGATGGGCTCCCTTCTTCCGCCTTCGTGGCGAAAGCCTTCACCGGCGCGAAGCTCGTCAAGGGCTTCAATCACCTGGGTGCAGCCAAACTGGCAACCGATCCGGTCATAGAAGGCGGCCACCGCGTCGTCTTCTTGTCGAGCGATGACGAAGATGCGGTCCCGGCTATTGATGCGTTGGCAAGAGAACTTGGCTTCGCTCCCGTCAAGCTCGGCAAGCTCAGCGAGGGTGGCGCGCTCGTGCACGCACGAGGCCAAGTCTGGGGTCCGCTCATCTTTCAGGACTTGTTCAAGAAGCAGCAGTAA
- a CDS encoding TetR/AcrR family transcriptional regulator, with protein MRADARKNYSQVLAVAREVLTEQGSSASMRDIARRSGVGLATLLRHFPTREALYEALLCTNLDALTHKAKELETASAPEEALVSWLREWVEFVQSYKGVVTLMASAHTNADSALYASCAAIHSASARLLLRAQKAGTARADMNGDDLFALMTALGWAVDQPSFAPRADQLFHIIASAILTSQTSNDLPQKHPSKKRQSS; from the coding sequence ATGCGCGCCGACGCCAGAAAAAATTACAGCCAGGTGCTTGCAGTGGCCCGAGAGGTCCTGACGGAGCAGGGCAGCAGTGCATCCATGCGCGATATCGCGCGTCGTTCCGGTGTTGGCCTGGCTACGCTTCTTCGTCACTTTCCGACGCGAGAAGCCCTCTACGAAGCCCTACTCTGCACGAACCTGGATGCGCTGACGCACAAAGCAAAGGAACTTGAAACGGCCAGTGCGCCGGAAGAGGCGCTCGTGTCGTGGCTTCGCGAATGGGTGGAGTTCGTTCAGAGCTATAAGGGCGTTGTCACGCTCATGGCCTCTGCGCACACGAATGCTGACTCTGCTCTCTATGCTTCCTGCGCAGCGATTCATTCCGCGAGCGCCAGGCTTCTGCTTCGTGCGCAGAAGGCCGGAACGGCGCGTGCGGATATGAATGGAGATGATCTGTTCGCCCTGATGACAGCGCTCGGCTGGGCTGTCGATCAACCCTCCTTCGCACCACGGGCCGATCAGCTCTTTCACATCATCGCGAGTGCCATCCTCACATCTCAGACAAGCAATGATCTGCCTCAGAAACACCCCTCGAAAAAGCGACAATCGAGCTGA
- a CDS encoding SDR family NAD(P)-dependent oxidoreductase has protein sequence MGKLEGKVAVITGGSSGIGLATAKRFVEEGAHVVITGRREKELQDAAASIKTNVTAVLGDVARLEDLDRLYAIVKEKHGHIDILFANAGAGTIAPLAVASESHFDQTFDVNVKGMFFTVQKALPLFNDGGSIILNSSVSNVKGLAGFTAYAASKAAVRNFARGWTMELLGRKIRVNCMSPGAIETPALETTTGLTAEQAKQAAEQFTTMIPMARRGKPEEIAAAVTFLASDESSYITGIDLPVDGGMAQV, from the coding sequence ATGGGAAAGCTTGAAGGAAAAGTTGCAGTCATTACGGGCGGAAGCAGCGGGATTGGTTTGGCCACAGCGAAGCGCTTCGTTGAAGAAGGTGCGCACGTCGTGATCACCGGCCGCCGCGAGAAAGAACTCCAGGACGCCGCGGCCTCGATCAAGACAAACGTCACGGCAGTTCTTGGCGACGTGGCGCGTCTCGAAGATCTGGACCGTCTTTACGCCATCGTGAAAGAAAAGCACGGTCACATCGACATTCTCTTCGCGAACGCGGGTGCGGGCACGATTGCGCCACTGGCAGTCGCTTCAGAGTCCCATTTCGACCAGACCTTCGACGTCAACGTAAAGGGCATGTTCTTCACGGTGCAGAAGGCGCTGCCTCTCTTCAACGACGGCGGCTCGATCATTTTGAACTCTTCCGTCTCGAACGTGAAGGGGCTTGCTGGGTTCACCGCCTATGCTGCAAGCAAGGCGGCGGTGCGCAACTTTGCGCGCGGCTGGACGATGGAACTTTTAGGCCGCAAGATCCGCGTGAATTGCATGAGCCCCGGCGCTATCGAGACTCCGGCGTTAGAGACGACGACAGGCCTTACGGCAGAACAGGCCAAGCAGGCTGCCGAGCAGTTCACCACGATGATTCCGATGGCTCGCCGCGGCAAGCCCGAGGAGATCGCGGCGGCTGTCACGTTCCTCGCTTCCGACGAAAGCTCCTACATCACCGGGATCGATCTCCCTGTTGATGGAGGCATGGCGCAGGTCTAA
- a CDS encoding DEAD/DEAH box helicase family protein, whose product MSTNFGFLQNEWPQIYESAVKAESFAIPDPGTACFHARRTLELVMHWLYESDSRLRLPYQDNLDALIHEPTFVNVAGSRIQTKAQLIKSIGNRAVHADRRVTSKDDSLNAVRELFHVTFWMARTYARGAKPADTLQFLPVLLPATSPVPPATKAKLRELESTLAEKDAKLAELITGQAAMDAELQQLRAEVAEARKRNEAAADTHDYNEAETRDAFIDMLLAEAGWSGFQHGRDIEYEVSGMPSDSGVGFVDYVLWGKDGKPLALVEAKRTRKSPLVGQQQAKLYADCLEAKFGQRPVIFYTNGYEHWIWDDLQHPPREVSGFYTHDELELLVQRRQTRKPLSAVEIDSSIVERYYQTRAIRKVAERFATDKQRKSLLVMATGSGKTRTVIALCDLLMKAGWVKRVLFLADRVALVKQAANAFKEHLPASSPVNLVSEKSESGRVYISTYPTMMNLIDHKREDGTRRFGTGYFDLIVVDEAHRSIYQKYGAIFDYFDSYLVGLTATPKDEVDRNTYRLFALEDGVPTDEYSLDDAIKDKFLVPPKAVSVPLKFQREGIKYNELSEEEKDQWDALEWDEEGEVPDQVNAADVNNWLFNRDTVDKVLQHLMEKGEKVAGRERLGKTIIFAKNHEHAEFIAKRFDENYPEYAGHFARVIDFKVTYAQSLIDNFSQPEKAPHIAISVDMLDTGIDVPEVVNLVFFKLVRSKTKFWQMVGRGTRLSRDLFAPGKDKQFFYIFDFCQNLEFFSQSPETTNGSTADSLSKKLFINRLDLLAAIENVLAHEIPENLEAERALRADIAARLQREVAAMTLENFLVRPHRRLVELFANPEAWESLTEEDRTALSREVAGLPSALPTETPEAKQFDLLMLRMQLTLLRGEPGFERMRENVQTIARLLESQVAIPAVAAKLILIQEIQSSPFWEDVNVVALEQVRKGLRDLVQFIERRRRATVITDFEDEIREGSTIALPGTSIGVDMDKVRDKAQAFLRKHENDPVLHKLRFNEALTPEDLEELERIFTAEGSTLEEIDAVKKETQSLGLFVRSLVGLDREAAKMALSQFTQSGTLTANQMEFVNLIVNHLATRGVIELGRLYESPFTDVHSSGLDGLFKEESTLALLTALKAVRQNAMGMPN is encoded by the coding sequence ATGTCAACCAACTTCGGCTTTCTGCAAAACGAATGGCCGCAGATTTACGAGTCTGCGGTGAAGGCCGAATCGTTTGCCATTCCTGATCCCGGCACAGCGTGCTTCCATGCGCGGCGCACGCTGGAGCTGGTGATGCACTGGCTCTATGAGAGCGACAGTCGCCTGCGCCTGCCGTACCAGGACAATCTCGACGCTCTGATCCACGAACCAACCTTCGTCAACGTGGCCGGTTCGCGCATCCAGACCAAGGCGCAGCTCATCAAGAGCATCGGCAACCGCGCCGTACATGCCGACCGCCGCGTCACCAGCAAGGACGACTCGCTCAACGCCGTGCGCGAGCTCTTCCACGTCACCTTCTGGATGGCACGCACCTACGCCCGCGGCGCGAAACCAGCCGACACGCTTCAGTTCCTCCCAGTCTTGCTGCCAGCGACCTCGCCAGTGCCTCCTGCGACGAAGGCGAAGCTGCGGGAGCTGGAGTCCACTCTCGCCGAGAAGGACGCGAAGCTCGCCGAACTGATTACCGGGCAGGCTGCGATGGATGCCGAGTTGCAACAGCTTCGCGCCGAGGTAGCCGAGGCCCGCAAGCGTAACGAAGCTGCCGCCGACACCCACGACTACAACGAAGCCGAGACACGCGACGCCTTCATCGACATGCTGCTGGCCGAAGCGGGCTGGTCGGGCTTCCAGCATGGCCGCGACATCGAGTACGAAGTGAGCGGTATGCCCTCCGACAGCGGCGTCGGCTTTGTGGACTATGTGCTGTGGGGCAAGGATGGCAAGCCGCTGGCCTTGGTCGAGGCCAAGCGCACCCGCAAGAGCCCACTCGTGGGCCAGCAGCAGGCGAAGCTCTATGCCGATTGCCTGGAGGCGAAGTTCGGCCAGCGACCGGTCATCTTCTACACCAACGGCTACGAGCATTGGATATGGGACGACCTTCAGCATCCTCCGCGCGAAGTGAGCGGCTTTTACACGCACGATGAGTTGGAGCTGTTGGTGCAGCGGAGACAAACGCGTAAGCCGCTCTCGGCCGTGGAGATCGACTCCAGCATTGTCGAGCGCTACTACCAGACCCGCGCCATTCGGAAAGTAGCCGAACGATTCGCGACGGACAAACAACGCAAGTCGCTGCTGGTGATGGCGACCGGTTCCGGCAAAACCCGCACCGTCATCGCACTCTGCGACCTGTTGATGAAGGCCGGGTGGGTAAAGCGTGTGCTCTTCCTCGCCGACCGTGTGGCACTGGTGAAGCAGGCCGCGAACGCTTTCAAGGAGCATCTGCCCGCATCGTCGCCAGTGAATCTGGTTTCGGAAAAAAGCGAGAGCGGACGCGTCTATATCTCGACCTACCCGACGATGATGAACCTCATCGACCATAAGCGCGAGGACGGCACGCGGCGCTTCGGCACGGGCTACTTCGACCTGATCGTGGTGGATGAAGCGCACCGCTCGATCTACCAGAAGTACGGCGCGATCTTCGACTACTTCGATTCGTATCTCGTCGGCCTGACCGCCACCCCAAAGGACGAAGTCGATCGCAACACCTATCGCCTGTTTGCGCTCGAAGATGGCGTACCCACAGACGAGTATTCGCTGGACGACGCCATCAAGGACAAGTTCCTGGTGCCACCCAAGGCTGTCTCTGTCCCGCTGAAGTTTCAGCGGGAAGGTATCAAGTACAACGAACTCAGCGAAGAGGAAAAAGATCAGTGGGACGCGCTCGAATGGGATGAAGAAGGCGAAGTCCCCGACCAGGTAAATGCCGCCGACGTAAACAACTGGCTCTTCAACAGAGACACTGTGGACAAGGTGCTTCAGCACTTGATGGAAAAGGGTGAGAAGGTGGCTGGGCGCGAGCGGCTGGGTAAGACGATCATCTTCGCCAAGAACCACGAGCACGCAGAATTCATAGCCAAACGCTTCGATGAGAACTATCCGGAATATGCTGGTCATTTCGCGCGCGTCATCGACTTCAAGGTGACGTACGCACAGAGCCTAATCGACAACTTCTCGCAGCCGGAGAAGGCGCCGCATATCGCTATCTCGGTAGACATGCTGGATACAGGCATCGACGTGCCTGAAGTGGTGAACCTTGTCTTCTTCAAGCTGGTGCGCTCGAAAACGAAGTTCTGGCAGATGGTCGGGCGCGGAACACGTTTGTCGAGAGACCTGTTTGCCCCGGGCAAAGACAAGCAGTTCTTCTACATCTTCGACTTCTGCCAAAACCTGGAGTTCTTCAGCCAGAGCCCCGAGACGACAAACGGCTCTACTGCCGACTCATTGAGCAAGAAGCTCTTCATCAATCGACTCGACTTGTTGGCCGCGATAGAGAACGTACTCGCCCACGAGATTCCAGAGAATCTCGAAGCAGAAAGAGCTCTGCGTGCAGATATCGCAGCAAGGTTGCAACGTGAAGTCGCTGCGATGACCTTGGAGAACTTTCTCGTGCGCCCGCACCGGCGACTGGTGGAACTCTTCGCGAATCCCGAGGCGTGGGAGTCGCTCACAGAAGAGGACCGCACGGCCTTGAGCCGCGAGGTTGCCGGGCTACCATCCGCGCTGCCGACAGAGACTCCTGAGGCCAAGCAGTTCGATCTCCTTATGCTGAGAATGCAGTTGACGCTCTTACGCGGCGAACCCGGCTTCGAACGAATGCGTGAAAACGTCCAGACCATAGCTCGCCTGCTTGAGTCTCAGGTAGCGATCCCGGCAGTGGCTGCGAAACTTATTCTCATTCAAGAGATTCAGTCCTCGCCATTTTGGGAGGACGTGAATGTTGTCGCGCTGGAGCAAGTGCGTAAGGGGTTGCGCGATCTCGTTCAATTCATCGAGCGGCGTCGCCGCGCCACGGTCATCACCGATTTTGAAGATGAAATCCGCGAAGGCTCCACGATTGCATTGCCGGGTACATCCATTGGTGTGGACATGGATAAGGTTCGAGATAAGGCGCAGGCTTTCCTGCGAAAGCATGAGAACGATCCCGTCCTGCATAAGCTGCGCTTCAACGAAGCGCTGACTCCCGAAGATCTGGAAGAGTTGGAGAGGATATTTACGGCAGAGGGTAGCACTCTTGAAGAGATCGACGCCGTGAAGAAGGAAACACAGAGCCTCGGTCTATTTGTAAGGTCGCTGGTTGGATTGGACCGAGAGGCGGCAAAGATGGCCCTTTCGCAATTCACGCAATCAGGGACGCTGACTGCAAACCAGATGGAGTTTGTGAACTTGATCGTGAACCACTTGGCGACCCGCGGTGTGATCGAACTGGGTCGCCTCTATGAAAGCCCGTTCACCGACGTACATTCATCCGGGCTCGATGGACTCTTCAAGGAAGAATCGACCCTGGCTTTGCTTACGGCATTGAAGGCGGTTCGACAGAATGCGATGGGGATGCCGAATTAA
- a CDS encoding AraC family transcriptional regulator — protein sequence MDPISDIFRTMHVTAFGQHRLEATAPWGLVHEKPAEKRVPRSGKTDPQTDVVHFAMLARGNCWLKVEGVSDPIPLTGGDCFLLGHNTSIVMSDSPRTRPRSTFGEVAATVVNEVAHYGGGGAPTTIVCGSFRFDRASLRPISQLLPNFILIKSDQVRTLALHNTLQALASEMAELAPGSGVVSTRLAEVLFIQILRAHIASEPERNKGWLRAVFDIQLGTALTAIHKSVDTPWTVESLAEVAGMSRSAFAARFKEVLGQTPLEYVTAWRMQKAMQLLEQRDKKLIDVARLVGYESDAAFSKAFKRVVGANTGEFLKRGFDGRDASDSVEAIGR from the coding sequence GTGGATCCGATCAGCGATATCTTCAGAACGATGCACGTTACAGCCTTCGGTCAGCACAGACTGGAAGCTACTGCCCCGTGGGGCTTGGTCCACGAAAAGCCAGCAGAGAAGCGGGTTCCGCGATCAGGCAAAACAGATCCACAGACGGACGTCGTTCACTTCGCGATGCTGGCGCGTGGCAACTGCTGGCTCAAGGTGGAAGGTGTTTCCGATCCGATCCCCCTCACCGGCGGCGACTGCTTCCTCCTCGGCCATAACACCTCGATCGTTATGAGCGACAGCCCACGAACACGTCCGCGGTCCACCTTTGGCGAGGTTGCCGCTACCGTGGTAAACGAAGTCGCTCATTATGGTGGCGGTGGCGCCCCGACCACGATCGTGTGTGGCTCCTTCCGTTTTGATCGCGCCAGCTTGAGGCCAATCTCCCAACTCTTGCCGAACTTCATCCTGATCAAGTCGGACCAGGTTCGTACTCTTGCTCTTCACAACACGCTTCAGGCGCTGGCGTCTGAAATGGCCGAGCTGGCACCGGGATCGGGAGTCGTTTCGACACGGCTCGCGGAGGTTCTCTTCATCCAGATTCTCCGAGCGCATATCGCTTCGGAACCAGAGCGAAACAAAGGATGGCTTCGTGCCGTTTTCGACATTCAACTGGGTACCGCCCTCACCGCGATCCACAAGAGTGTGGACACACCTTGGACGGTCGAATCTCTTGCAGAAGTGGCAGGGATGTCTCGCTCCGCCTTCGCTGCACGGTTCAAAGAAGTCTTGGGACAAACACCGCTGGAATATGTGACTGCGTGGCGTATGCAAAAGGCGATGCAGTTACTCGAGCAGCGCGACAAAAAGCTCATCGATGTTGCCCGGTTGGTCGGTTACGAGTCCGATGCGGCCTTCAGCAAGGCGTTCAAACGAGTGGTCGGCGCTAACACCGGGGAATTCCTCAAACGTGGCTTTGATGGTCGCGATGCTTCCGATTCTGTTGAAGCGATAGGCCGATGA
- a CDS encoding SDR family NAD(P)-dependent oxidoreductase: protein MGKLEGKVAVITGGTDGMALASAKLFVEEGAYVFITGRKQETLDKAVKLIGRNVTGVQGDAANLEDLDRLFETVKREKGKIDVLFASAGIGEPVPLGQITEEHFDMTFDLNVRGTLFTVQKALPLFNDGGSIFMTGSNAAAKGFPGFGVYAASKLALRSFARTWLNELKERKIRVNLLVPGAIATTMQESVLTPEAKQYFESLIPRGSMGQPEEVATVALFLASNDSSFVNGQELFVDGGMTAI, encoded by the coding sequence ATGGGAAAGCTTGAAGGAAAAGTTGCAGTGATCACGGGTGGCACGGACGGCATGGCATTGGCCAGCGCCAAGCTGTTTGTGGAGGAGGGTGCCTACGTGTTCATCACGGGGCGCAAGCAAGAGACGCTCGATAAGGCGGTAAAGCTGATTGGCCGGAACGTGACCGGTGTCCAAGGTGACGCGGCCAACCTCGAGGATCTTGATCGCCTGTTCGAGACCGTCAAGCGGGAGAAGGGCAAGATCGATGTCCTCTTCGCGAGCGCAGGCATCGGCGAACCCGTTCCCCTCGGACAGATCACAGAAGAGCACTTCGATATGACGTTCGACCTGAACGTGCGCGGCACCCTCTTCACGGTGCAGAAAGCGCTGCCGCTCTTCAACGATGGCGGATCGATCTTCATGACCGGATCGAACGCTGCGGCGAAGGGGTTTCCCGGCTTCGGCGTGTACGCGGCGAGCAAGCTGGCGTTGCGGTCGTTCGCTCGTACCTGGCTAAACGAGCTCAAAGAACGGAAGATCCGCGTGAACCTGTTGGTTCCGGGCGCGATTGCCACAACGATGCAGGAATCCGTTCTCACTCCGGAAGCGAAACAGTACTTCGAGTCCCTGATCCCGCGGGGATCGATGGGGCAACCTGAGGAAGTGGCGACCGTCGCGCTGTTCCTTGCTTCGAACGATTCGAGCTTTGTGAACGGGCAGGAGTTGTTCGTCGACGGCGGAATGACGGCTATCTAA
- a CDS encoding (R)-mandelonitrile lyase: protein MKITRVGTTPSMVGPADWFTGNVRVDSLFPPDGGRNSNGGVVTFEPGARTRWHTHPAGQTIIITQGLGFVQREDGPIEEVRPGDVVFFEVGEKHWHGASTQVGMTHIAITEVLDGKAVDWLEPVTDEQYAQ from the coding sequence ATGAAAATCACACGAGTAGGCACCACACCCTCTATGGTCGGCCCCGCTGACTGGTTCACCGGCAACGTTCGCGTCGACTCTCTCTTTCCGCCGGATGGCGGGCGGAATTCAAACGGCGGCGTCGTCACCTTCGAACCCGGCGCGCGTACCCGTTGGCATACGCATCCTGCAGGTCAGACGATCATCATCACGCAGGGACTCGGATTTGTTCAGCGCGAGGACGGCCCTATCGAAGAAGTCAGGCCGGGAGATGTTGTCTTCTTTGAGGTTGGTGAAAAGCATTGGCATGGTGCCTCTACTCAAGTCGGCATGACGCACATCGCTATCACCGAAGTGCTCGATGGCAAGGCGGTCGATTGGCTTGAACCCGTCACGGACGAACAGTACGCGCAGTGA
- a CDS encoding nuclear transport factor 2 family protein, producing MSIEDNVQAVKDFFAAIGSGDKERVLALVAEDFEWIIPGEGWPLAGTHRGHAGLAKVLEKASKEVEMTYPKPPEFVAQGDRVLVIGVATGRIKATNKTFKDDWVFDITVRNGKLTKIREYIDTQALAKASA from the coding sequence ATGAGCATTGAGGACAATGTGCAGGCTGTGAAGGATTTCTTCGCAGCAATCGGCAGCGGCGATAAGGAACGAGTGTTGGCCTTAGTCGCCGAAGATTTCGAGTGGATTATTCCCGGCGAGGGCTGGCCCTTGGCCGGTACGCACCGCGGGCACGCCGGACTGGCGAAGGTGCTCGAAAAAGCCTCAAAGGAAGTCGAGATGACCTACCCCAAGCCTCCTGAATTTGTAGCTCAAGGAGACAGAGTGTTAGTCATCGGCGTCGCTACCGGCAGGATCAAAGCCACGAACAAAACCTTCAAGGACGACTGGGTCTTCGACATCACGGTTCGCAACGGCAAGCTGACGAAGATCCGTGAATATATCGATACGCAGGCCCTGGCAAAGGCCTCGGCATGA
- a CDS encoding Rossmann-fold NAD(P)-binding domain-containing protein: MILHDVDTAKAEKLAQLLGHRGQVASGPPDPAGCDLVINTTPMGMHPDDPLPVSGELLTASMFVGDVVAGHGQTPLLKAAQAASCKPADGSGMVDAGLDLMLEFLLGKR, translated from the coding sequence TTGATCCTTCATGATGTCGATACCGCGAAGGCCGAGAAATTAGCTCAGCTCCTGGGGCATCGCGGGCAAGTCGCCTCTGGCCCGCCTGATCCTGCAGGATGTGATCTCGTCATCAACACAACGCCGATGGGGATGCATCCGGATGACCCATTGCCCGTTTCAGGTGAGCTGCTCACCGCATCCATGTTTGTCGGCGATGTGGTCGCGGGACATGGCCAGACACCACTCTTGAAGGCCGCGCAAGCCGCCAGCTGCAAACCAGCCGACGGCTCAGGGATGGTCGATGCGGGGTTGGACTTGATGCTTGAGTTCTTACTGGGCAAGCGATGA
- a CDS encoding shikimate dehydrogenase → MAYNRRALQERRRQSNEPRKLRRLEQMQSSKAMAGLIGYGIQGSSSPQIHEAEAAAQGFDLVYRIIDFAQPERDLSFLPALLQSAESIGFAGLNVTHPYKEDAYKQVDTLSKEAEEIGSINTIVFRDGKRQGDNTDWSGFSENLRSTLPDADLSAVALVGTGGAGLAVAYGLLKLGTQDLRLFDTDQVRASKLQQHLAKNFPDRKIAVSQSPAEALDGVNGVVNATPVGMEGHDGMPVEKKLLQPTMWVADIVWFPLETQLLKTARELGCKVCGGGGMAVRQAALSFKQFFQTEPDVDRMLKRFVDATKKA, encoded by the coding sequence GTGGCCTACAACCGTCGCGCGCTGCAAGAGCGGCGTCGCCAAAGCAATGAACCGCGCAAGCTGAGGAGACTTGAACAAATGCAATCAAGCAAAGCAATGGCAGGACTGATCGGGTACGGGATTCAAGGCTCTTCGTCACCGCAGATCCACGAGGCCGAGGCCGCCGCTCAGGGGTTCGATCTTGTCTACCGCATCATCGATTTCGCGCAGCCCGAACGTGATCTGTCATTCCTGCCTGCTCTTCTTCAGTCTGCCGAATCGATCGGCTTCGCGGGTCTGAACGTAACGCATCCCTACAAAGAAGACGCCTACAAGCAGGTCGATACCTTGTCGAAGGAAGCGGAAGAAATTGGGTCCATCAATACGATCGTCTTCCGTGATGGAAAGCGTCAGGGGGACAACACGGACTGGTCCGGCTTCTCCGAGAATCTCCGGTCCACGCTGCCGGATGCTGACCTAAGCGCGGTTGCACTTGTCGGTACAGGAGGAGCAGGGCTCGCAGTTGCCTATGGCCTGCTGAAGCTTGGCACTCAGGATCTTCGACTCTTCGATACCGACCAGGTACGAGCCAGTAAGCTGCAGCAGCATCTGGCGAAGAACTTTCCTGACCGGAAGATCGCTGTGAGTCAATCACCGGCTGAGGCCCTCGATGGAGTGAACGGTGTGGTGAATGCCACGCCGGTAGGGATGGAGGGGCATGACGGTATGCCCGTGGAAAAGAAGCTTCTTCAGCCCACCATGTGGGTGGCAGATATTGTCTGGTTCCCGCTGGAAACGCAACTGCTCAAGACCGCTCGCGAACTGGGGTGCAAGGTGTGCGGCGGTGGAGGCATGGCTGTGCGTCAGGCGGCCTTGAGCTTCAAGCAGTTCTTCCAGACTGAGCCTGATGTGGATCGCATGCTGAAGCGCTTTGTGGATGCTACGAAGAAGGCCTAA
- a CDS encoding aldo/keto reductase, whose protein sequence is MQYAHLGRTGLQVSRLGLGTMNFGMVTDEPTSFEIMDEALKQGVIHFDTADVYGGPQKPDIEKGYGVSEEIIGRWLAQGGRREHIVLATKVYQPMDFGPNDRKLSAYHIRKACEDSLRRLQTDHIDLYQMHHIDRRTPWEEIWQAMELLVQQGKVLYVGSSNFAGWDIATAQSEAKARHFMGLASEQSLYNLTARTIELEVIPACKHYGLGLFPWSPLGGGLLGGALQKAKEGRRSSKSKEIEKLRPQLEAYENLCKELGEKPSDVAMAWLLHNPAVTAPIMGPRTKEQLTEGLHALDVKLSEDTLKRLDEIWPGPGGEAPQAYAW, encoded by the coding sequence ATGCAGTATGCACATCTAGGAAGAACAGGCTTACAGGTCAGCCGCCTCGGCCTCGGCACCATGAACTTCGGCATGGTCACAGATGAGCCGACAAGCTTCGAGATCATGGACGAGGCATTGAAGCAGGGCGTCATTCATTTCGATACCGCAGATGTCTACGGTGGTCCGCAGAAGCCTGACATCGAGAAGGGGTATGGCGTGTCCGAGGAGATCATCGGGCGCTGGCTCGCCCAGGGTGGACGACGGGAGCATATCGTTCTTGCCACCAAGGTGTATCAGCCGATGGACTTTGGGCCGAATGACCGCAAGCTCTCTGCGTACCACATACGCAAAGCCTGTGAAGACAGTCTTCGCCGTTTGCAGACAGATCACATCGACCTCTACCAGATGCACCACATCGACCGCCGCACGCCGTGGGAAGAGATCTGGCAGGCGATGGAGTTGCTGGTGCAGCAAGGCAAGGTCCTCTATGTGGGCAGCAGCAACTTCGCGGGTTGGGACATCGCAACAGCGCAGAGCGAAGCAAAGGCCCGGCACTTCATGGGACTGGCGTCGGAGCAGAGCCTTTACAACCTGACGGCTCGCACGATTGAGCTGGAAGTCATTCCCGCTTGCAAACACTACGGGCTCGGTCTATTCCCATGGAGCCCTCTTGGAGGCGGTTTGCTCGGAGGCGCCTTGCAGAAGGCGAAGGAAGGGCGTCGCTCGTCGAAGAGCAAAGAGATTGAGAAGCTGCGCCCTCAGTTGGAGGCGTACGAAAATCTCTGTAAGGAACTCGGAGAGAAGCCCTCGGATGTCGCGATGGCCTGGTTGCTGCATAATCCTGCGGTGACCGCGCCCATCATGGGACCGCGAACGAAAGAACAGCTCACCGAGGGGCTTCACGCGCTGGACGTCAAACTGTCTGAGGATACGCTCAAGCGTCTCGACGAGATCTGGCCCGGTCCGGGCGGAGAAGCTCCCCAAGCGTACGCCTGGTAA